In [Phormidium] sp. ETS-05, the genomic window CAGTGGCAGTTTTAACCCCCACACTACCTTTGCCGTGGGAAACTTTCCGAATTCCATCACCCCTGGAGACTTCAACGGCGATGGCAACCTGGACTTAGCCGTAGTGAACGATGACAGCGCCAACGTCTCACTGCTGCTGGGGAACGGCAGTGGCAGTTTTAACCCCCACACTACCTTTGCCGTGGGAAGCTTTCCGAATTCCATCACCCCTGGAGACTTCAACGGCGATGGCAACCTGGACTTAGCCGTAGTGAACGATGACAACGTCTCACTGCTGCTGGGGAACGGCAGTGGCAGTTTTAACCCCCACACTACCTTTGCTGTGGGAGACGGTCCGACTCGCGTCACCTCTGGAGACTTCAACGGCGATGGCAACCTGGACTTAGCCGTAGTGAACGATGACAACGTCTCACTGCTGCTGGGGAACGGCAGTGGCAGTTTTAACCCCCACACTACCTTTGCCGTGGGAAGCTTTCCGAATTCCATCACCTCTGGAGACTTCAACGGCGATGGCAACCTGGACTTAGCCGTAGTGACCGGCAACAGCTACAGCGTCTCACTGCTGCTGGGAGATGGCAGTGGCAGTTTTAACCCCCACACCACCTATGCCGTGGCAAGCCATCCGTTGTCCATCACCCCTGGAGACTTCAACGGCGATGGCCACCTAGACTTAGCCGTAGTGACCGGCAACAGCTACAACGTCTCAGTGCTGCTGAACACCACCATCACAGTTACTGCCGTCACTGCCACCACTGCTGATGGCAGTTACAAAGCGGGCGATACCATTGCTATTACCGTCACTTTCTCCGAAGCCGTCAACGTCACTGGCACCCCCACCCTCACCTTAAACACTGGTGCCAATGCCACCTACAGTTCCGGCAGCGGCACCGATACCCTCACCTTCAACTACACCGTTGCTCCTGGTGACAACACTGCTGACCTCGACTATAGCAGCACCACCGCCCTGGCTCTCAGCGGTGGTACTATTAGGAACACAGGCAATACCACCGATGCCATTCTCACCCTCCCCACTCCCGGAGCCGCCAACTCCTTGGTGCCAATAAAAATATCATCATCGATGGTATCGCTCCCACCGTTACCATAGAACAAGCAGGCGGACAAACCGACCCCGCTCCCACTTCTCCCATCAACTACACCGTCACCTTCTCAGAACCAGTCACCGGTTTTGACGGCAGCGACATCAGCTTCACCGGTAGTACCGCAGGGGGCACCTTAACTCCCACCATCACCGGTAGCGGCACCACCTATAATGTAGCCGTTAGTGGCATGACCACCAGCGGCACAGTCATCCCCACTGTTATTGCTAATGCTGCCACTGACGCCGCAGGCAACCCCTCAGCCGCCAGTACCAGTACAGATAATAGCGTTACTTACAACACCATCCCCACCGTCAGCAACATCAGTAAAACCGGCGATGAAGACAACATCATCACCTTCTCCGCCGCCGACTTTACCAGTGCCTTCAGTGACGCCGACGGCGACAGCCTCAACACAATTCAAATTACCAGCCTTCCTGCCAACGGCACATTACTACTCAACGGTGTCAATGTCACTTTAAACCAAGACATCTACCGCCGCCAATATCTTCAGCCTCACATTTACCCCCACCGCCGACTACAACGGTAGCACCAGTTTCACTTGGAACGGCAGCGATGGCAGTAACTACGCCACCCCCGCCACCGTAAACCTCACCATTAACCCCGTCAACAACCTCACCATTAACCCCGTCAACAACCTCACCATTAACCCCGTCAACGACCCTCCCAGCTTCACCGCCACTAACCCCATCCCTGTAAACGAAGACAGCGGAACGCAAACCATCACCAACTGGGCAACTTTCAACCCCAGACCGGCTGATGAAGCGAGCCAAACTGCTACCTACACCGTCAGCAACATCAGCAACCCCGATTTATTCTCTGCTATTCCCACTGTTGACAGTAGCGGTACTCTTTCCTACACCCCAACTGCTGACGCCAACGGCATTTCCACTTTTGATGTGGTAGTCCAAGATAACGGCGGTGGTAACGACACATCCCTCAATCCAAACCTTCACCATTACCGTTGACGCCGTAAACGACCCTCCCAGTTTCAGCAACTTAGGCAACCAAACCCTATCCACCTGGACAAACTCACCCCAAACCGTCAATAACTGGGCAAATACTTTTATTTTCGGTCCAGTTGACGAAAAACACCCAAACCGTTGCCGACTTTCTGGTAAACGTCACATCTGGCAACACCTTATTTACTACTCCCCGGATATCGCCGATGATGGCACCCTCACCTACACCCCACAGGGGAAGCAGGTACAGCCACCATTTCCGTTCAACTCCAAGATAATGGCGGTACAACCAACGGCGGTAATGATACATCTACGCAGCTACCTTTACCATCACCATTCCCCACCCACCGTCAACCTCGGAGTTATTCCTAATAGTGGTAGTGAAGCCGGAACCAGTACCATTACTATCACCGCCACCGCTGCTTACCTGTCTTTGGCAACCAAACCCTAAACTTAGCTTTATCTGGCACAGCGGATAACAGCGACTTTAGCACCCCATCCCCACTCAAATTACCATTCCCGACGGTGCCACTACCGGTTCCGTCACCGTCACTATTGCTCAAGACAGCATCGCCGAAGGGGACGAAACCGCCACCTTTACCATCAGCAACCCTACCGCTGGCATTCAGCTAGGGACTACCACTAATGCCAGTTTCACCATTACCGAAGATGACACCGCCGGTATCACCATAACTCCCATCAGCGTCACCACCACCGAAGCGGGGGTACGGCTAATTTTACCGTAGTTCTGAATACCCAACCCACCGCCGATGTGACGATTAACCTCAGCAGTGACAATCCGGCTGAGGGAATTATCGATAAGACCAGTTTAATCTTTACTCCGGCTAACTGGAATCTTGCCCAAACCGTCACCATTACTGGGGTAGATGATAATGTAGATGATGGCGATATTAATTACAACATCGTTACGGCTCCTGCTGTCAGTGCTGACCCCAACTACAACGGTTTTGATGCCCCAGATGTGGCGGTGACGAATACCAATAATGACACGGCGGGGATAACTGTCAGTGCTAACACGATTAATGTCACCGAAGGTGGCGTCAATGCCACCTATGACATCGTGCTGGCCAGCGCTCCCACGGCCACCGTCACTATCAATTTTACCACCGAGTCAGAAATTAATCCCATTGCTCCCATAATTTTTGATGGCACCAACTGGAATCAACCCCAACCGGTAATAGTCTCGGCAGTAGATGTGAGGAATATTGACAGATTGTATCTGGGCAATATTCCTCACAGCACTGTGAGCAACGACCCCAAATATAATGGCATGACCATTTCACCTGTGGGCGCCAATATTGCTGATAATGATACGAGCGATGTTTCTCTCATCCAACCATTAGGTAGCACCGATGTTCTGGAAGGTTTTGGCACCGATGTTTACAAACTGGTGCTGACATTGCCCCCAGTAGCTGATGTCACCATTGCCATCAACACTGATGACCAAATTACCACCGATGTCCCCACAGTGACATTTACTCCCTCTAACTGGAACTTGCCCCAAACCGTCACAGTCACAGCCGTAGATGATAGTGAGTTAGAAGGAAATCATCAGGGCAATATCACCCACAGTGTCACCAGTGCTGACCCAGCTTATAATAATCTTAACATCGGCGGTATCATCGTCAATGTCAGCGATAATGATAACCGAGGGAAATTTTCCAGTTATCCCAACCAGGAATAATTGGGCTGACATCTCAGGATGATATTGTCACCGGCTCCCCCCGGCTGATGATATGGTTTATGACGCCGCTGGTAATGATGTGATTGATGGCGGTGACGGCCATGATAATCTCTATGCACAGGCTGGAGATGATGGCATCAATGGTGGCAGTGGCAATGATGTGATTTTTGGTGGGTTGGGTAATGACCATGCTACTGGTGGTGACGGGGATGATATCCTGTATGGCGGTGAGGGGAGCGATCGGCTGTATGGTGATGCTGGCAATGACTTTTGCTGGGGAATAGTGGTAATGACTTTTTGTTTGGAGGTACTGGTATCGATAATCTCACCGGGGGGACGGGACGGGATGCCTTTGTTTTGAGTAATGGCAGCGGCGGGATGACCGTGGCTGAGGCAGATATTATCACTGATTTTGTCAAGGGTGAGGATATCTTCTATTTGAGTGGTAATTTGAATTTCCCACAATTGGTCATAAGTCAAGGCATGGGGAATTTGGCGAATGATGGGATAATTCAGAATGCTGTATCTGGTGAATTTCTGGCCGTGGTGAAGGGAGTAGCAGCAGCGGATATCGCTGGGAGTGATTTTGTCTGAAACTGCGGATGCAGGTGGGATGGGGACCGTAGCTCTCAGGGGGCATTGTGTAGGCAGTGCGTCAGGATTTTACTCTACCTGCTCCCGCACCCGCATAACTGGGGCATCCT contains:
- a CDS encoding Ig-like domain-containing protein; translation: MFSLTFTPTADYNGSTSFTWNGSDGSNYATPATVNLTINPVNNLTINPVNNLTINPVNDPPSFTATNPIPVNEDSGTQTITNWATFNPRPADEASQTATYTVSNISNPDLFSAIPTVDSSGTLSYTPTADANGISTFDVVVQDNGGGNDTSLNPNLHHYR
- a CDS encoding M10 family metallopeptidase C-terminal domain-containing protein; its protein translation is MLGNSGNDFLFGGTGIDNLTGGTGRDAFVLSNGSGGMTVAEADIITDFVKGEDIFYLSGNLNFPQLVISQGMGNLANDGIIQNAVSGEFLAVVKGVAAADIAGSDFV
- a CDS encoding Ig-like domain-containing protein gives rise to the protein MEQAGGQTDPAPTSPINYTVTFSEPVTGFDGSDISFTGSTAGGTLTPTITGSGTTYNVAVSGMTTSGTVIPTVIANAATDAAGNPSAASTSTDNSVTYNTIPTVSNISKTGDEDNIITFSAADFTSAFSDADGDSLNTIQITSLPANGTLLLNGVNVTLNQDIYRRQYLQPHIYPHRRLQR
- a CDS encoding calcium-binding protein yields the protein MVYDAAGNDVIDGGDGHDNLYAQAGDDGINGGSGNDVIFGGLGNDHATGGDGDDILYGGEGSDRLYGDAGNDFCWGIVVMTFCLEVLVSIISPGGRDGMPLF
- a CDS encoding FG-GAP-like repeat-containing protein: MVSASTHQPPASQNQTIPPKRQIVVIDPQIDDYQILAAAVLPGVELLILNPDRDGIEQITAYLTSLPAGEQGSRGSVGSVGSVGRKIAYPSSPSSPSSHPSPPPPPVQKSPCPPLPTLHLISHGSPGRIHLGNTTLELNNLEKYRPQLEKWGIAHLYIYGCKVAAGDAGAEFLQKLHQITQTQIYANPHPTGNPAKGGTWELKQILPCTPAKALTPVPSPKEGEGGIAPLPPAPCPLLLNPHTLTTYPHTLNFAPHTTFAVGSGPVSITPGDFNGDGHLDLAVVNRLSDNVSLLLGNGSGSFNPHTTFAVGSLPNSITPGDFNGDGNLDLAVVNNNDNVSLLLGNGSGSFNPHTTFAVGNFPNSITPGDFNGDGNLDLAVVNDDSANVSLLLGNGSGSFNPHTTFAVGSFPNSITPGDFNGDGNLDLAVVNDDNVSLLLGNGSGSFNPHTTFAVGDGPTRVTSGDFNGDGNLDLAVVNDDNVSLLLGNGSGSFNPHTTFAVGSFPNSITSGDFNGDGNLDLAVVTGNSYSVSLLLGDGSGSFNPHTTYAVASHPLSITPGDFNGDGHLDLAVVTGNSYNVSVLLNTTITVTAVTATTADGSYKAGDTIAITVTFSEAVNVTGTPTLTLNTGANATYSSGSGTDTLTFNYTVAPGDNTADLDYSSTTALALSGGTIRNTGNTTDAILTLPTPGAANSLVPIKISSSMVSLPPLP